One Methanobrevibacter millerae genomic region harbors:
- the pyrE gene encoding orotate phosphoribosyltransferase: MPSKDYLIQLLKENEVFLKGDFTLSSGKKSDYYINMKKAITEPEILSTIAKLITEMISGDNVDKVAGPALGAVPIATAVSLESETPLLMIRKEKKGYGTSKLIEGELNSGDNVIVVEDVTTTGGSLLKAIKAIQDNGGNVTRAFVVVDRQEGAIEEFEKEGITLEPLIKVDEF, translated from the coding sequence ATGCCATCTAAAGATTATTTAATTCAATTGTTAAAGGAGAATGAAGTTTTCCTTAAGGGGGATTTCACTTTATCTTCAGGTAAAAAGAGTGATTATTACATAAACATGAAAAAGGCCATTACAGAGCCTGAAATACTCTCAACCATAGCCAAACTAATCACTGAAATGATATCTGGCGATAACGTGGACAAGGTTGCAGGACCTGCTCTTGGAGCCGTTCCTATAGCTACTGCAGTATCTCTTGAAAGCGAAACTCCTCTATTAATGATTCGAAAGGAAAAGAAAGGATATGGAACATCCAAATTAATTGAAGGTGAATTGAACTCTGGCGATAACGTCATTGTGGTTGAAGACGTTACCACAACCGGTGGATCCCTTTTAAAAGCCATTAAAGCCATTCAGGATAATGGTGGTAATGTAACAAGGGCCTTTGTTGTCGTTGACAGACAGGAAGGAGCCATTGAGGAGTTTGAAAAAGAAGGAATTACTTTAGAACCTTTAATTAAGGTAGATGAATTCTAA
- a CDS encoding ArsR/SmtB family transcription factor, protein MNDNKDINTLKVILLQKKGGKTTARIIEKILVRPYNPNQIANILDISYNTAYYHMQIMLKHNLIEKKNTEYGSIYEATPKLINESEAFYKLKKLI, encoded by the coding sequence ATGAATGACAATAAAGATATAAATACGCTAAAGGTTATCCTTCTTCAAAAAAAGGGAGGAAAAACCACTGCCAGAATAATCGAAAAGATTCTGGTAAGACCATACAATCCGAATCAAATAGCTAATATCCTCGATATCAGCTACAATACAGCCTATTATCATATGCAGATTATGCTGAAGCATAACCTGATTGAAAAGAAAAATACGGAATATGGTTCAATCTATGAAGCAACCCCAAAACTCATAAATGAGAGCGAAGCATTTTATAAGCTGAAAAAATTAATATAA
- a CDS encoding PRC-barrel domain-containing protein, with protein MRMKELVNKEVLDGNIRIIGKVQEIIFDEDTFEITDLVVKKIGISEQIRDSENVIPVELVKAIGDKVLLKSDDDI; from the coding sequence ATGAGAATGAAAGAATTGGTTAACAAAGAAGTTTTGGACGGAAACATAAGAATTATCGGTAAGGTTCAAGAGATTATTTTTGATGAGGACACTTTTGAAATCACCGATCTGGTAGTTAAAAAGATTGGAATTTCAGAACAAATCCGTGACAGCGAAAACGTTATTCCTGTAGAGCTTGTAAAGGCTATAGGAGATAAAGTATTACTTAAAAGCGATGATGATATCTAA
- a CDS encoding adenosylcobinamide amidohydrolase produces MYDNRLIFKTSASDEVYYFKDSIFINFNHERNVISNSVLNGGINDNLKTLFNHHLSQENINYLENHDLSDYLTEFCENYGFEASESSGLVTLARMRNLSIITKKYKKLEVTAITTAGVRVNAVCAGDDASYYEEDGKFHAGTINTILLINSRLDDNALTEAFMTASEAKTVALNNLKIPSQFSNAFATGTGTDGLIIASDLDSTNLLTNAGKHSKLGELIAKSVIESIGAAIRKQVWITPRSQSNVLVLLNRYKLDINEFYDSLDEDKHDFIMQLKTDSKIQENIAVTSSILNLMDDADNGIIEKETAFNIANSILDDCVGYHVRKLLLYWINAFLA; encoded by the coding sequence ATGTACGATAACAGACTTATTTTTAAGACTTCAGCGTCAGACGAAGTGTATTACTTTAAAGATTCTATTTTTATTAATTTCAATCATGAAAGAAACGTCATTTCCAATTCTGTTTTAAACGGCGGAATCAATGATAATCTGAAAACCCTTTTCAATCATCATCTCTCACAGGAAAACATCAATTATCTGGAAAATCATGACCTCAGCGATTATTTAACCGAATTCTGTGAAAATTATGGCTTTGAAGCATCCGAATCATCAGGACTTGTCACTCTGGCCAGGATGAGAAACCTTTCAATCATTACTAAAAAGTATAAAAAATTGGAGGTAACGGCCATTACTACCGCAGGAGTCCGAGTCAATGCGGTGTGTGCAGGAGATGATGCGTCATATTATGAAGAGGACGGAAAGTTTCACGCAGGAACAATCAATACGATTCTGCTCATCAATTCAAGACTGGATGACAATGCTTTAACGGAAGCCTTCATGACGGCAAGCGAGGCAAAAACCGTTGCTTTGAATAATTTGAAGATTCCTTCACAGTTTTCCAATGCCTTTGCAACCGGAACAGGTACTGACGGGCTTATAATAGCTTCTGATTTGGATTCAACCAATTTATTGACGAATGCGGGAAAACATTCCAAGTTAGGCGAACTGATTGCCAAATCCGTCATCGAATCTATAGGTGCAGCTATCAGAAAACAGGTCTGGATTACGCCACGTTCACAATCCAACGTTCTGGTATTGTTAAACAGATACAAACTTGACATCAATGAATTTTATGACAGCCTGGATGAAGATAAGCATGACTTCATAATGCAGCTGAAAACGGATTCGAAAATTCAGGAAAATATTGCCGTAACCTCGTCAATCCTAAACCTGATGGATGACGCTGATAATGGCATAATCGAAAAAGAAACTGCTTTCAACATTGCAAATTCAATTTTAGATGATTGTGTCGGGTATCATGTCAGGAAACTGTTATTGTATTGGATTAATGCTTTTCTAGCATAG
- a CDS encoding MogA/MoaB family molybdenum cofactor biosynthesis protein: protein MASNTTKEHQNESSKNINCAIITLSDSRSKKEDLSGDYLQDEIEKRYNLTSREVIKDEKDELTEAIEKMIENGADVILTTGGTGLDMRDITVETVEELFDKKIDGFGEIFRHQSYLEIGSGALISRATAGVYKKTCIFSMPGSPNAVKTACKIIIDELPHIVHHAQK from the coding sequence ATGGCAAGCAATACAACGAAAGAGCATCAAAACGAATCCTCAAAAAATATCAACTGCGCAATCATCACGCTAAGTGACAGCAGAAGCAAGAAAGAGGATTTGTCCGGAGACTATCTCCAGGATGAGATTGAAAAAAGATATAATTTGACTTCAAGAGAAGTAATAAAAGACGAAAAAGACGAATTAACAGAAGCGATAGAGAAAATGATTGAAAACGGTGCTGATGTAATTCTCACCACAGGCGGAACCGGCCTCGACATGAGAGACATTACCGTTGAAACCGTTGAGGAACTCTTTGACAAGAAAATCGACGGTTTTGGAGAAATATTCCGCCACCAGTCATATCTCGAAATCGGTTCAGGAGCGCTTATCTCAAGGGCTACGGCCGGTGTTTACAAAAAAACTTGTATATTTTCCATGCCCGGATCACCGAATGCAGTCAAAACGGCATGCAAAATAATAATCGATGAACTTCCACATATAGTTCATCACGCACAAAAATAA
- the thsA gene encoding thermosome subunit alpha — MAQGQPIFILPEGTNRSVGRDAQRNNILAGKVLAETVRTTLGPKGMDKMLVDGLGDIVVTNDGVTILKEMDIEHPAAKMLVEVAKTQEDEVGDGTTTAVIIAGELLKKSESLLDSDIHPTIIAMGYRKAAEKAQEILDNIAIDDVDTETLTKVAMTAMTGKGTEAAREPLAKLIVEAVQKVADGNVVDTDNIKIEKKDGAVVEESSLVEGVIVDKERVHPGMPSEIKGAKIALINTPLEVKETETDTQITITDPAQMQAFIEQEEKMIKDMVQQIVDAGANVLFAQKGIDDLAQHYLSKAGVLAVRRVKKSDIEKLSRATGATVITNLDDLSAEDLGEAGIVEERKISGEEMIFVEECSAAKSVTLFVRGSTKHIVDEIVRAIEDAIGVVAATLEDDQVVAGGGAPEIAMAKKLKDYAESISGREQLAVNAFAEALEIVPKTLAENAGLDSIDSLVDLRAAQEDSFYMGLDVFSGEVADMKEAGVIEPKRVKKQAIQSASEAAEMILRIDDVIASKGGADDLPMDPGMGGGMPPMM, encoded by the coding sequence ATGGCACAAGGACAACCAATTTTCATCTTACCTGAAGGAACTAACAGATCCGTCGGTAGAGATGCACAAAGAAACAATATTTTAGCCGGTAAAGTATTGGCTGAAACCGTAAGAACCACTTTAGGTCCAAAAGGAATGGACAAAATGTTAGTGGACGGACTTGGAGACATTGTCGTAACCAACGACGGTGTAACTATCTTAAAAGAAATGGATATTGAACACCCTGCAGCAAAAATGCTCGTGGAAGTTGCTAAAACCCAAGAAGACGAAGTCGGAGATGGAACTACCACCGCAGTTATCATTGCAGGTGAATTATTGAAAAAATCCGAAAGCTTATTAGACTCAGACATTCACCCAACAATCATTGCAATGGGATACAGAAAAGCAGCTGAAAAAGCTCAGGAAATCTTAGACAACATTGCAATTGATGACGTTGATACTGAAACTTTAACCAAAGTCGCAATGACTGCTATGACAGGTAAAGGAACCGAAGCAGCACGTGAACCATTAGCAAAATTAATCGTTGAAGCTGTACAGAAAGTGGCTGATGGAAACGTTGTCGACACCGATAACATCAAAATCGAGAAAAAAGACGGTGCTGTTGTCGAAGAATCCAGCTTAGTTGAAGGAGTAATCGTTGACAAGGAAAGGGTACACCCAGGCATGCCATCCGAAATCAAAGGTGCAAAAATCGCTTTAATCAACACTCCATTAGAAGTTAAAGAAACTGAAACTGACACTCAAATCACAATTACCGACCCTGCTCAAATGCAAGCTTTCATCGAACAGGAAGAAAAAATGATTAAAGACATGGTTCAGCAAATCGTTGATGCAGGAGCTAACGTCTTATTCGCACAAAAAGGTATTGATGACTTAGCACAGCACTACTTATCCAAAGCAGGTGTTTTAGCTGTAAGAAGAGTTAAAAAATCAGACATCGAAAAATTATCCAGAGCTACCGGCGCAACTGTCATTACCAACTTGGATGACTTATCCGCTGAAGACTTAGGTGAAGCTGGTATCGTTGAAGAAAGAAAAATCTCCGGTGAAGAAATGATCTTTGTCGAAGAGTGCAGCGCAGCTAAATCCGTAACCTTATTCGTAAGGGGAAGTACCAAACACATCGTTGACGAAATCGTAAGAGCTATCGAAGACGCAATTGGTGTAGTAGCAGCAACCCTCGAAGACGACCAGGTTGTAGCTGGCGGAGGTGCTCCTGAAATCGCTATGGCTAAAAAACTCAAAGATTACGCAGAATCCATTTCTGGAAGGGAACAATTAGCTGTAAACGCATTTGCAGAAGCTTTAGAAATCGTACCAAAAACCTTAGCTGAAAACGCAGGTTTAGACAGCATTGACTCCTTAGTTGACTTAAGAGCAGCTCAGGAAGACTCATTCTACATGGGATTAGACGTATTCTCCGGTGAAGTAGCAGACATGAAGGAAGCTGGTGTAATTGAACCTAAACGTGTCAAAAAACAAGCTATCCAATCTGCATCCGAAGCAGCTGAAATGATTTTAAGAATTGATGATGTAATTGCATCTAAAGGTGGAGCAGACGACCTTCCTATGGATCCAGGAATGGGCGGCGGTATGCCACCAATGATGTAA